A window of the Brassica napus cultivar Da-Ae chromosome C5, Da-Ae, whole genome shotgun sequence genome harbors these coding sequences:
- the LOC106401417 gene encoding glycine-rich protein 23-like isoform X1 codes for MGFISGKACVFVMVFALVTDFTVGGEIEFGDEKPLFPHPRPLLHKGGIHKKGFKKDFGGLGGGGISGGGGFGAGGGSGWIGGGIGGFSGQIGGGFGNAGGGKAGGEGFGGGGGFGGGTGGGAGAGAGAGEVGGGNVGGKGAGVGGSGVGVGASGGTGGGTGAGVGGSGDGVGPGGGAGALGGAGGGTGGGLGGGASGGD; via the coding sequence ATGGGTTTTATCTCTGGTAAAGCGTGTGTGTTTGTTATGGTATTTGCTTTGGTCACAGATTTTACTGTGGGAGGAGAAATAGAGTTTGGTGATGAGAAGCCCTTGTTTCCTCACCCTCGTCCATTGCTCCACAAAGGTGGCATCCACAAGAAGGGCTTTAAGAAAGATTTCGGCGGTTTAGGCGGTGGTGGTATAAGTGGTGGAGGCGGCTTTGGAGCAGGAGGTGGCAGCGGTTGGATTGGAGGCGGAATTGGAGGCTTTAGTGGACAAATAGGCGGTGGATTTGGTAATGCTGGCGGAGGTAAAGCGGGAGGAGAAGGATTTGGCGGCGGTGGAGGATTTGGTGGTGGTACCGGTGGAGGAGCTGGAGCTGGAGCTGGAGCTGGAGAAGTTGGTGGTGGTAACGTTGGAGGAAAAGGAGCTGGAGTTGGCGGCAGTGGTGTTGGTGTGGGAGCTAGCGGTGGTACCGGTGGAGGAACTGGAGCAGGAGTTGGCGGCAGTGGTGATGGTGTGGGACCTGGCGGTGGTGCTGGTGCCTTGGGAGGAGCCGGCGGTGGAACTGGTGGAGGATTAGGCGGAGGCGCCAGTGGAGGTGACTGA
- the LOC106401417 gene encoding glycine-rich protein 23-like isoform X2 — protein sequence MGFISGKACVFVMVFALVTDFTVGGEIEFGDEKPLFPHPRPLLHKGGIHKKGFKKDFGGLGGGGISGGGGFGAGGGSGWIGGGIGGFSGQIGGGFGNAGGGKAGGEGFGGGGGFGGGTGGGAGAGAGAGEVGGGNVGGKGAGVGGSGVGGGDGVGPGGGAGALGGAGGGTGGGLGGGASGGD from the exons ATGGGTTTTATCTCTGGTAAAGCGTGTGTGTTTGTTATGGTATTTGCTTTGGTCACAGATTTTACTGTGGGAGGAGAAATAGAGTTTGGTGATGAGAAGCCCTTGTTTCCTCACCCTCGTCCATTGCTCCACAAAGGTGGCATCCACAAGAAGGGCTTTAAGAAAGATTTCGGCGGTTTAGGCGGTGGTGGTATAAGTGGTGGAGGCGGCTTTGGAGCAGGAGGTGGCAGCGGTTGGATTGGAGGCGGAATTGGAGGCTTTAGTGGACAAATAGGCGGTGGATTTGGTAATGCTGGCGGAGGTAAAGCGGGAGGAGAAGGATTTGGCGGCGGTGGAGGATTTGGTGGTGGTACCGGTGGAGGAGCTGGAGCTGGAGCTGGAGCTGGAGAAGTTGGTGGTGGTAACGTTGGAGGAAAAGGAGCTGGAGTTGGCGGCAGTGGTGTTGGTG GTGGTGATGGTGTGGGACCTGGCGGTGGTGCTGGTGCCTTGGGAGGAGCCGGCGGTGGAACTGGTGGAGGATTAGGCGGAGGCGCCAGTGGAGGTGACTGA
- the LOC106401416 gene encoding E3 ubiquitin-protein ligase RLIM yields the protein MENTDIDMVISIPDTPDRPVRRETNKRQRSPEAQARFQRGEHRHYYPNGRARTVSEASDTQAEHGHGHRSRASGSNALFRRSAVEKDKGKSICIDPSPARAEKDPVVNALFTTEGVGESRASSDGSSPNKGKGIVVECGSVSNRERIDLSSERKPVRGTRRLVRNGCISPHAIAARTRQAAADDTNSKDRVSLEQELALEAASSIDIRDIVSGDHTRGRARGKRPEIPPSRVASREASEGWFSTRSRSLNTDHEVNRRDESDTRGAGSFVSGLDVLETGAVDREPRPQRRRKNGVTPSRYEPQASVIGSSGEPSSSRPRHYQRQGRQVLEIEDSSPEVRVSRAPRRVENDESDDVKARQIEADALMARELQEQMYAESTIRNEQMDETIARLMEQEENPLRSSSSRASTRNTRSSNTIAADPSGSSRVEERPQQHSSRRRMNPPQARAAVRAPRRARAPHLGRAHAARHGAMHFNFPSGMDVELRMDFLENLENVIGHSFNHSNLLHMDRDFTEDDYELLLALDENNHQHGGASTSRINNLPESTVQTDNFQETCAICLETPTIGDTIRHLPCFHKFHKDCIDPWLGRSKACPVCKSSVT from the exons ATGGAGAACACTGACATTGACATGGTGATCAGCATACCTGACACACCTGATAGACCTGTAAGACGTGAGACTAACAAAAGACAGCGTTCTCCAGAAGCACAGGCTAGATTCCAAAGAGGAGAGCACCGTCATTATTACCCCAACGGGAGAGCTAGAACAGTCTCTGAAGCTTCTGATACACAAGCTGAGCACGGACATGGACATCGCTCTCGTGCTTCTGGAAGCAATGCTTTGTTTAGGAGAAGCGCTGTTGAGAAGGATAAAGGGAAATCCATCTGCATTGATCCTTCCCCGGCTCGGGCTGAGAAAGATCCGGTTGTTAATGCTCTGTTTACAACTGAAGGTGTAGGAGAATCACGGGCAAGTAGTGATGGTTCTTCTCCTAATAAGGGTAAAGGGATAGTAGTAGAGTGTGGCTCTGTTTCTAATAGAGAAAGGATTGACCTTTCTAGTGAGAGAAAACCTGTTAGAGGCACTAGAAGGCTGGTGAGAAACGGGTGCATATCTCCACATGCAATAGCAGCTAGAACTAGACAAGCTGCTGCTGATGATACCAATTCTAAGGATAGAGTTAGTCTTGAACAGGAGTTAGCTCTTGAAGCTGCGTCTTCGATTGACATTAGGGATATTGTTTCTGGTGATCATACTCGTGGAAGAGCTAGAGGAAAAAGACCAGAGATTCCCCCAAGCAG GGTGGCTAGTAGAGAGGCCTCGGAGGGATGGTTTAGTACGCGCAGCAGGAGTTTAAATACCGACCATGAAGTGAATCGGAGGGATGAGAGTGACACACGTGGAGCTGGTAGTTTCGTTTCAGGACTTGATGTTCTGGAAACCGGTGCAGTTGACAGAGAACCTAGACCACAACGGCGACGGAAAAATGGAGTTACTCCTTCGAGGTATGAGCCACAGGCTTCTGTCATTGGATCTTCTGGGGAACCATCTAGCTCAAGGCCGCGCCATTATCAAAGACAAGGCAGACAAGTGTTGGAAATTGAAGATTCATCTCCTGAAGTAAGGGTCTCCCGAGCTCCTAGACGTGTTGAAAACGATGAATCTGATGACGTGAAAGCAAGACAGATCGAAGCTGATGCGCTGATGGCTCGTGAGCTGCAAGAACAGATGTACGCAGAATCGACAATTAGAAACGAGCAG ATGGACGAAACCATAGCCAGGTTGATGGAACAAGAAGAGAATCCTCTCCGTTCTTCTTCTAGCCGTGCTTCTACTCGTAACACCAGAAGCTCTAATACC ATTGCAGCAGATCCAAGTGGGAGTAGTCGCGTGGAAGAACGACCGCAGCAACATTCTTCTAGGAGGCGAATGAATCCTCCACAGGCTCGTGCTGCTGTTAGAGCACCACGACGGGCTAGAGCTCCGCATTTAGGCCGTGCACATGCAGCACGACACGGAGCTATGCATTTCAATTTTCCAAGCGGCATGGACGTTGAGTTG aGAATGGACTTTCTGGAGAATCTGGAGAATGTTATTGGACACAGCTTCAACCACAGCAATCTTCTTCACATGGATCGTGACTTTACTGA AGATGATTACGAGTTGCTCCTAGCTCTTGATGAAAACAACCATCAACATGGGGGTGCTTCTACTAGTCGCATTAACAACTTGCCAGAGTCCACAGTTCAG ACCGATAATTTTCAAGAAACATGCGCTATTTGTCTGGAGACGCCGACGATTGGAGACACCATCCGTCATCTTCCTTGTTTCCACAAATTCCACAAAGAT TGCATTGATCCATGGCTTGGACGGAGTAAAGCATGCCCGGTTTGCAAATCCTCCGTCACTTAA